One window from the genome of Hydractinia symbiolongicarpus strain clone_291-10 chromosome 1, HSymV2.1, whole genome shotgun sequence encodes:
- the LOC130646598 gene encoding growth factor receptor-bound protein 10-like isoform X2: MRITCVSCLQDWRTENDLFIKMSHHGKGSQRYLPIPSQSQSHTAISDVNTGHCHDNDIRKVKNIVDLLKDINEPKKTCVKDRSKRLYSSADNSPTLSRRIPRSKVEFRERHNSISPRLSLPNIDKFDVQILCPDGQMFKAEVFKAWTAFQLAWKIAHVKGMTEKLALIVQEVITDLCLVRQIEDHEIVYNVMQKWAPDSNNSFKMIEDITKYDLFNEPAEHFPIEMLHIVSTETKDSKSRRSSLLRDLESTSPLYQCLSCNLYLGLPEFIDAHGAPYSHCFCLIPEVVIKWAEIKCFCVHSPELLKGWFSAVRLAKFGQQLYSNFKEAMSKEANLRRTNSARQSILVRRSLGDQIYEAENKAAFDFSGDNGRVISDPLEALRLHNEIAFEIPKTVKRRSTTFSPAMIRRSYLETKVWYHGKLDREQAIQCLKKHGCKEGMFLVRDSSTSHGNLVLTVLTKKGRITHHQIFQSCSHSGVTLYGIEHGPQFQSLELLIESYHSGAVDGADFTLKKPCPKF, from the exons ATGAGAATTACGTGTGTTAGCTGCTTGCAAGATTGGCGCACAGAGAAcgatttgtttataaaaatgtcGCATCATGGCAAAG gatCACAGAGGTATTTGCCTATACCAAGTCAGTCACAGTCACACACCGCGATTAGTGATGTCAACACCGGTCATTGTCATGACAACGACATTCGAAAAGTGAAAAACATTGTCGATCTGCTAAAAGACATCAACGAGCCAAAGAAGACATGTGTGAAAGATAGAAGCAAACGCTTGTACAGTTCTGCTGATAATTCACCTACATTGAGCAGGCGTATACCACGATCCAAAGTGGAGTTTCGAGAGCGACATAATTCAATCAGTCCGAGGTTGTCTTTACCGAACATTGACAAG TTCGATGTGCAAATATTATGTCCAGATGGTCAGATGTTCAAAGCTGAAGTCTTCAAAGCATGGACCGCGTTTCAGCTGGCTTGGAAAATTGCGCATGTTAAAGGCATGACAGAAAAGCTAGCATTAATAGTACAAGAAGTTATCACAGATCTGTGCTTGG TCCGGCAAATAGAAGATCACGAAATTGTGTATAATGTCATGCAAAAGTGGGCTCCAGATTCCAACAATTCCTTCAAAATGATCGAAGACATTACAAAATACGATTTATTTAATGAACCTGCT GAACATTTTCCCATCGAAATGTTGCATATTGTGTCGACGGAAACCAAGGACTCGAAATCGCGAAGGAGCTCTCTTTTACGA gaTCTGGAATCTACGTCTCCATTATATCAATGCCTCTCTTGCAATCTTTATCTTGGTCTTCCAGAATTTATCGATGCTCATGGCGCACCTTATTCTCACTGCTTCTGCTTAATT CCAGAAGTTGTAATTAAGTGGGCAGAGATCAAATGTTTTTGCGTGCATTCACCCGAACTACTTAAAGGTTGGTTTTCAGCTGTTCGACTCGCAAAG tttggtCAACAACTGTACTCGAATTTCAAAGAAGCAATGAGTAAAGAAGCCAACTTGCGCCGTACAAACAGCGCTAGACAGAGCATATTGGTTCGG AGGTCGTTAGGAGATCAAATCTACGAAGCGGAAAACAAGGCAGCATTCGATTTTTCCGGTGATAACGGAAGAGTCATTTCCGATCCTTTAGAAGCCTTACGCTTACACAATGAGATCGCATTTGAAATTCCAAAAACCGTAAAGCGAAGATCGACCACGTTTTCTCCTGCAATGATCCGTCGAAGTTATCTTGAAACAAAAGTTTGGTATCATGGGAAACTCGACAGGGAGCAAGCTATTCAATGTTTAAAGAAACATGGCTGCAAAGAAGG GATGTTTTTGGTTCGCGACAGTAGCACTTCACATGGTAATCTAGTCCTGACAGTGCTTACAAAGAAAGGGAGAATCACTCATCATCAAATATTTCAG agttGTTCACATTCTGGCGTAACATTGTACGGTATCGAACATGGTCCGCAATTTCAATCATTAGAACTTTTAATTGAATCATACCATTCCGGTGCAGTTGATGGAGCCGACTTTACATTAAAAAAACCTTGCCCAAAATTTTGA
- the LOC130646598 gene encoding growth factor receptor-bound protein 14-like isoform X1 → MRITCVSCLQDWRTENDLFIKMSHHGKGSQRYLPIPSQSQSHTAISDVNTGHCHDNDIRKVKNIVDLLKDINEPKKTCVKDRSKRLYSSADNSPTLSRRIPRSKVEFRERHNSISPRLSLPNIDKFDVQILCPDGQMFKAEVFKAWTAFQLAWKIAHVKGMTEKLALIVQEVITDLCLVRQIEDHEIVYNVMQKWAPDSNNSFKMIEDITKYDLFNEPAEHFPIEMLHIVSTETKDSKSRRSSLLRSFISPDKPPSVHGWVYIKDFDKKNWRKKYMRLQNSSIYIFEDDSQQDLESTSPLYQCLSCNLYLGLPEFIDAHGAPYSHCFCLIPEVVIKWAEIKCFCVHSPELLKGWFSAVRLAKFGQQLYSNFKEAMSKEANLRRTNSARQSILVRRSLGDQIYEAENKAAFDFSGDNGRVISDPLEALRLHNEIAFEIPKTVKRRSTTFSPAMIRRSYLETKVWYHGKLDREQAIQCLKKHGCKEGMFLVRDSSTSHGNLVLTVLTKKGRITHHQIFQSCSHSGVTLYGIEHGPQFQSLELLIESYHSGAVDGADFTLKKPCPKF, encoded by the exons ATGAGAATTACGTGTGTTAGCTGCTTGCAAGATTGGCGCACAGAGAAcgatttgtttataaaaatgtcGCATCATGGCAAAG gatCACAGAGGTATTTGCCTATACCAAGTCAGTCACAGTCACACACCGCGATTAGTGATGTCAACACCGGTCATTGTCATGACAACGACATTCGAAAAGTGAAAAACATTGTCGATCTGCTAAAAGACATCAACGAGCCAAAGAAGACATGTGTGAAAGATAGAAGCAAACGCTTGTACAGTTCTGCTGATAATTCACCTACATTGAGCAGGCGTATACCACGATCCAAAGTGGAGTTTCGAGAGCGACATAATTCAATCAGTCCGAGGTTGTCTTTACCGAACATTGACAAG TTCGATGTGCAAATATTATGTCCAGATGGTCAGATGTTCAAAGCTGAAGTCTTCAAAGCATGGACCGCGTTTCAGCTGGCTTGGAAAATTGCGCATGTTAAAGGCATGACAGAAAAGCTAGCATTAATAGTACAAGAAGTTATCACAGATCTGTGCTTGG TCCGGCAAATAGAAGATCACGAAATTGTGTATAATGTCATGCAAAAGTGGGCTCCAGATTCCAACAATTCCTTCAAAATGATCGAAGACATTACAAAATACGATTTATTTAATGAACCTGCT GAACATTTTCCCATCGAAATGTTGCATATTGTGTCGACGGAAACCAAGGACTCGAAATCGCGAAGGAGCTCTCTTTTACGA TCCTTTATTTCACCAGACAAGCCGCCCAGCGTCCATGGTTGGGTGTACATAAAGgactttgataaaaaaaactggagaaagaAGTACATGCGACTACAAAATTCATCAATCTATATTTTTGAGGATGATTCACAACAG gaTCTGGAATCTACGTCTCCATTATATCAATGCCTCTCTTGCAATCTTTATCTTGGTCTTCCAGAATTTATCGATGCTCATGGCGCACCTTATTCTCACTGCTTCTGCTTAATT CCAGAAGTTGTAATTAAGTGGGCAGAGATCAAATGTTTTTGCGTGCATTCACCCGAACTACTTAAAGGTTGGTTTTCAGCTGTTCGACTCGCAAAG tttggtCAACAACTGTACTCGAATTTCAAAGAAGCAATGAGTAAAGAAGCCAACTTGCGCCGTACAAACAGCGCTAGACAGAGCATATTGGTTCGG AGGTCGTTAGGAGATCAAATCTACGAAGCGGAAAACAAGGCAGCATTCGATTTTTCCGGTGATAACGGAAGAGTCATTTCCGATCCTTTAGAAGCCTTACGCTTACACAATGAGATCGCATTTGAAATTCCAAAAACCGTAAAGCGAAGATCGACCACGTTTTCTCCTGCAATGATCCGTCGAAGTTATCTTGAAACAAAAGTTTGGTATCATGGGAAACTCGACAGGGAGCAAGCTATTCAATGTTTAAAGAAACATGGCTGCAAAGAAGG GATGTTTTTGGTTCGCGACAGTAGCACTTCACATGGTAATCTAGTCCTGACAGTGCTTACAAAGAAAGGGAGAATCACTCATCATCAAATATTTCAG agttGTTCACATTCTGGCGTAACATTGTACGGTATCGAACATGGTCCGCAATTTCAATCATTAGAACTTTTAATTGAATCATACCATTCCGGTGCAGTTGATGGAGCCGACTTTACATTAAAAAAACCTTGCCCAAAATTTTGA
- the LOC130646625 gene encoding non-lysosomal glucosylceramidase-like gives MNNNLEQHLPPQFGWRLKLNHEFPEKPRVFVFPRLSQVTKLAGMAYRYIRFTQRQRRSGKTPFIDPYAVSSCKQIYGVPIGGIGAGTIGRGWKGDFNRWQLIPGMYSYDIVEVNQFTVCIRKGCKTVYQQVLSPTAPNGKLNCEKNLQGWTWSFDGGRAFYHALYPRAWTVYEIPAHSLRLTCRQVSPIFPDDYKDTSLPVGVFVWTVENLGCEEMEVSIMFTFQNGDGGAEDSAGGHRNEEFCCKGIYSEIKLENVDGKRGKCCEDSDGSSMENSVVDSNTNLENTFQKCQSTIVAKTASEVNNNLIHSSSQENRTVHDVHGVLMHHNGLKKSFTLAIAALQVHEDSTDIVHVSTKAAFDPKSPCRKVWEDLMDDGMLTNKIGDPVNKKTFPGQTLAAAVVAKTSVKPESKVDLHFVLAWDQPVVKFGAHSEVAYCRRYTRFFGTNGNACPSLCCYAIQNVASWEGKIEAWQNPILSDNTLPDWFKSALFNELYFISDGGTIWLDIKRKKDVHHRIIPDTVKTYGRFAYLEGHEYRMYNTYDVHFYASWALAMLWPKLQLSVQYDIATSCLNEDNEIRLMMMAGQKAFRKVSGCVPHDLGDPDDEPFVRVNAYCIHDTSCWKDLNLHFVLQVYRDYYITKDTQYLMDMWPAMKAVMSHSMSQDTDGDGIIDNSGFADNTFDCWVVTGPSAYTGGLWLSALRCMIEIADVLELSDKMSKFKSVLERGKRSFERKLWNGMYFNYDGSENEHHNSIMAGQCAGQWYLHACDLAQNDEDAVFRKEQIRSTLKVIFQNNVMRFEGGFMGAVNGMRADGTVDKDSLQAEEVWTGVTYALAATMIQQGMIKEGFRTAEGIYRTVYEKWGLAFQTPEAITCKRTFRSRGYMRPLSIWSIYHAFVKRKNDSSNDDYVPLKENVC, from the exons ATGAATAATAATTTGGAGCAACATCTCCCACCTCAGTTTGGTTGGAGATTAAAACTTAATCATGAGTTTCCGGAAAAACCCCGTGTTTTTGTATTCCCAAGATTATCACAGGTTACAAAACTTGCTGGAATGGCATACAG GTATATTCGTTTTACACAAAGGCAAAGAAGAAGCGGCAAAACACCTTTTATCGATCCTTATGCAGTTAGCTCGTGCAAACAAATTTATG GAGTACCAATAGGTGGCATCGGGGCAGGAACAATTGGTCGAGGATGGAAAGGTGATTTTAACAGGTGGCAATTAATCCCTGGAATGTATTCATATGATATAGTGGAAGTTAATCAG TTTACTGTTTGCATACGTAAAGGCTGCAAGACTGTTTACCAG CAAGTATTGTCTCCAACTGCTCCAAATGGGAAGTtgaattgtgaaaaaaatctaCAGGGTTGGACTTGGTCTTTTGATGGTGGTCGGGCTTTTTATCATGCTTTGTATCCACGGGCGTGGACTGTCTATGAAATTCCTGCACATTCATTAAGACTGACATGTCGACAAGTATCTCCAATATTTCCAGATGATTATAAG GATACTAGTTTACCTGTTGGTGTTTTTGTTTGGACTGTTGAAAACTTGGGATGTGAAGAAATGGAGGTTTCTATCATGTTTACTTTTCAAAATGGCGACGGTGGTGCCGAAGACTCTGCTGGAGGCCACCGAAATGAAGAGTTTTGTTGTAAAGGCATATACAGCGAAATAAAGCTGGAAAATGTAGATGGGAAAAGAGGAAAATGTTGTGAGGACAGTGATGGTTCAAGTATGGAGAACTCTGTTGTCGATAGTAATACTAACCTAGaaaatacttttcaaaaatgccaATCTACTATTGTTGCAAAAACAGCTTCAGAGGTTAATAATAACTTGATACACAGTTCTTCGCAAGAAAATCGCACTGTGCATGACGTGCATGGCGTTTTAATGCATCACAACGGTTTAAAAAAGTCCTTCACATTGGCAATTGCAGCACTGCAAGTGCATGAG GATTCAACTGATATCGTTCATGTCAGTACAAAAGCAGCGTTTGACCCTAAATCACCATGTCGAAAGGTATGGGAAGATTTAATGGATGATGGAATGTTAACAAACAAAATAG GGGATCCTGTGAACAAAAAGACGTTTCCTGGTCAAACATTAGCGGCAGCTGTGGTCGCCAAAACAAGCGTAAAACCAGAAAGCAAGGTGGATCTCCATTTTGTGTTAGCGTGGGATCAACCAGTTGTAAAATTTGGTGCACATAGTGAAGTCGCATACTGCAG GCGGTATACTCGATTTTTTGGTACCAATGGAAACGCGTGTCCTTCCTTGTGTTGTTATGCCATTCAAAATGTTGCATCATGGGAAGGCAAGATTGAAGCGTGGCAAAATCCGATATTATCAGACAA cACGCTTCCAGATTGGTTTAAATCAGCATTATTCAACGagttatattttatttctgaTGGCGGAACCATCTGGTTAGACATAAAAAGAAAGAAGGATGTTCATCATCGAATAATTCCAGACACCGTGAAGACTTATGGTCGGTTCGCATACTTAGAAG gtcATGAATATCGTATGTATAACACTTATGATGTCCACTTTTACGCGTCATGGGCGTTAGCGATGTTGTGGCCTAAATTGCAACTCAGTGTTCAGTACGATATTG CAACTTCATGCTTGAATGAAGACAACGAAATCCGTTTGATGATGATGGCTGGACAAAAAGCATTCCGAAAAGTTTCAGGTTGTGTACCACACGATTTAGGGGATCCAG ATGATGAGCCTTTTGTTCGAGTGAATGCTTACTGTATACACGATACTTCATGTTGGAAAGATTTGAATCTCCATTTCGTTCTGCAA GTCTATAGAGATTATTACATCACAAAGGACACACAGTATCTGATGGATATGTGGCCAGCTATGAAG GCTGTGATGTCACACTCAATGAGTCAAGACACGGATGGCGATGGGATTATTGACAATTCAGGATTTGCAGACAATACTTTTGACTGCTGGGTGGTGACTGGACCAAG TGCGTACACAGGAGGTTTATGGTTGTCTGCTTTGAGATGCATGATAGAGATTGCGGATGTTCTGGAACTTTCagacaaaatgtcaaaattcaAAAGTGTATTGGAGAGGGGAAAAAGATCTTTTGAACGAAAACTATGGAACG GCATGTATTTTAACTACGATGGAAGTGAGAATGAACACCACAATAGTATCATGGCTGGTCAGTGTGCGGGACAATGGTACTTACACGCGTGTGATTTAGCACAAAACGACGAAGATGCG GTGTTTCGTAAAGAGCAGATACGAAGTACGTTAAAAGTCATATTTCAAAATAATGTCATGCGATTTGAGGGCGGTTTCATGGGCGCTGTGAATGGCATGCGAGCTGATGGAACG GTCGATAAAGACAGCTTGCAAGCCGAAGAGGTCTGGACAGGAGTGACGTATGCCTTAGCTGCTACTATGATTCAACAA GGCATGATAAAAGAAGGATTCCGGACAGCAGAGGGAATATATCGGACAGTATATGAAAAATGGGGTTTAGCGTTTCAAACACCTGAAGCAATCACGTGTAAAAGAACGTTTCGTAGCCGTGGCTACATGAGGCCGCTTAGTATATGGAGCATTTACCACGCTTTTGTTAAACGTAAAAATGATTCTTCCAACGATGACTACGTCCCATTAAAAGAGAACGTATGTTAG